The Aerosakkonema funiforme FACHB-1375 genome has a segment encoding these proteins:
- a CDS encoding aminopeptidase P family protein, translating into MMQVTTEMPIALDIASLTASLKNSHSDTLGEAKTLADTLRKRRKRLFELIDFPVVLWSGCAPSRNYPANKLPFRASSHFLYFAGLPLENAAIRMEAGRLELFVDDPNPDDFLWHGKQPTREEIAELIGANTAHPMGELRWRSQGCATIPVQDVMLNHQQSGTLNRWLYSASSLSWIDWDLAYAIVKLRLQHDAGALTELQKAAATTVDAHKSGMAGTRHCKTEAEVRSAMESVITARNMTCAYNSIVTVRGEVLHNDRYHNPLQPGDLLLADVGAETAMGWASDVTRTWPVSGRFSPTQRAIYEVVLAARDACISKIRPDVEYKDIHMLAATTLTQGLLDLGIMKGDVEELVEMDAHTAFFPHGVGHLIGLDVHDMEDLGDLAGYELGRIRSDRPGLKFLRLDRPLQAGMLVSIEPGFYQVPSLLNYPDKREQYQEVVDWDRLAEFSDVRGIRIEDDVLVTESGSEIITADLPSHPDAIEHFMGG; encoded by the coding sequence ATGATGCAAGTCACGACCGAGATGCCTATTGCCTTGGACATAGCTTCGCTAACGGCGTCGCTAAAAAATTCTCATTCTGACACGCTTGGTGAAGCCAAAACCCTGGCAGACACACTCCGCAAGCGGCGGAAGCGACTTTTCGAGCTGATTGATTTCCCTGTGGTTCTCTGGTCAGGATGCGCCCCATCTCGCAATTATCCGGCAAATAAATTGCCATTCCGCGCCAGCAGTCACTTTCTCTATTTTGCGGGACTACCCCTGGAAAATGCGGCAATTCGCATGGAGGCAGGCAGACTGGAACTGTTTGTGGATGACCCCAATCCGGACGATTTCCTGTGGCACGGAAAACAGCCTACGCGAGAGGAGATTGCTGAGTTGATCGGGGCTAACACAGCTCACCCGATGGGAGAACTGAGGTGGCGATCGCAAGGTTGTGCGACAATTCCAGTGCAGGATGTGATGCTCAACCACCAACAGTCTGGTACACTCAATCGCTGGTTGTACTCGGCATCTTCCCTGAGTTGGATTGACTGGGATTTAGCATACGCGATCGTCAAATTGCGCCTTCAGCACGATGCCGGTGCTTTGACAGAATTGCAAAAAGCGGCTGCTACTACGGTTGACGCTCATAAATCCGGGATGGCTGGAACGCGACATTGCAAAACGGAAGCAGAAGTGCGATCGGCAATGGAAAGCGTCATCACAGCTCGGAACATGACTTGTGCTTACAACAGTATTGTCACGGTTCGCGGGGAAGTTCTCCACAACGATCGCTATCACAATCCCCTGCAACCGGGAGATTTGCTACTGGCGGATGTAGGTGCGGAAACGGCGATGGGTTGGGCATCTGATGTGACCCGCACTTGGCCGGTTTCTGGCAGGTTTTCCCCCACTCAACGCGCTATTTACGAAGTGGTACTGGCAGCTCGCGATGCTTGCATTTCTAAGATACGTCCCGATGTGGAGTATAAGGATATTCATATGCTAGCCGCAACTACTCTCACCCAAGGGCTGCTGGATCTGGGCATCATGAAGGGGGATGTGGAAGAATTGGTGGAAATGGACGCTCACACGGCGTTTTTCCCTCACGGCGTCGGTCATCTCATCGGTTTGGATGTCCACGATATGGAGGATTTGGGAGATTTGGCTGGGTACGAGCTGGGACGAATTCGCAGCGATCGTCCCGGTTTGAAGTTCCTGCGTCTGGATCGACCTCTACAAGCTGGTATGCTGGTGTCGATCGAACCCGGTTTTTATCAAGTACCGTCGCTTTTGAATTACCCAGACAAACGCGAACAATATCAAGAAGTTGTCGATTGGGATCGTCTGGCTGAGTTTTCTGATGTGCGAGGAATTCGCATTGAAGATGATGTGTTAGTCACCGAGTCGGGTAGCGAGATAATCACAGCCGATTTGCCGTCTCACCCAGATGCGATCGAGCATTTTATGGGTGGGTAA
- a CDS encoding acyltransferase family protein: MGFLRFILAVSVLIFHSQPIAGIKLVGGQIAAQSFFIISGFYMALILTKKYVGKGSYKAFMKSRLVRLFPAY; encoded by the coding sequence ATGGGATTTTTGAGATTTATTTTAGCAGTTAGCGTTCTGATTTTTCACTCCCAGCCTATCGCCGGTATCAAGCTTGTCGGCGGTCAGATAGCCGCACAATCATTTTTTATAATCTCTGGTTTTTATATGGCTTTAATTTTAACTAAAAAATATGTCGGCAAGGGTTCTTATAAAGCATTTATGAAAAGTAGGTTGGTAAGATTATTTCCTGCTTATTAG
- a CDS encoding Uma2 family endonuclease, producing the protein MVTTNKNLVEQTVPASARESRVVMKGVSWETYKKLMSEVGDDRAWRIAYDRGVLEIRMPLLEHELPKGLLESFIEAIADELGIEVLKAGSLTLEREDLTNAIEPDSCFYIQNEAEVRGREEIILPGDPPPDLAIESDYTSSSVNKQAIYSALGVTELWRYTKKTLLVYRRIEGGYEQCEQSLAFPFLPISEIPSLIEQSRSIGQRSVVRLFRQRIREILDSRATGDS; encoded by the coding sequence ATGGTAACGACAAACAAAAATTTAGTCGAACAAACCGTTCCTGCAAGCGCCAGAGAAAGCAGAGTGGTGATGAAAGGCGTTAGTTGGGAAACATACAAAAAATTGATGTCAGAAGTAGGAGACGATCGCGCTTGGAGAATTGCTTACGATCGAGGAGTATTGGAAATTAGAATGCCGTTATTAGAACACGAACTTCCCAAGGGTTTACTAGAAAGCTTTATCGAAGCAATTGCAGACGAACTCGGTATCGAAGTACTGAAAGCCGGGTCGCTAACACTGGAACGAGAAGATTTAACAAACGCGATCGAACCTGACTCCTGTTTTTACATTCAAAACGAAGCAGAAGTGAGAGGAAGAGAAGAAATTATTCTTCCTGGCGATCCACCACCGGATTTAGCGATAGAATCAGATTATACCAGTTCTTCTGTTAATAAACAAGCTATTTATTCAGCTTTAGGCGTAACCGAATTGTGGCGATATACAAAGAAAACACTTTTAGTTTATCGACGAATTGAGGGAGGATACGAACAGTGCGAACAAAGTTTAGCCTTTCCCTTTTTACCAATAAGTGAAATTCCAAGTTTGATCGAACAAAGTAGGTCTATTGGACAAAGAAGTGTAGTGCGGTTATTTCGGCAGAGAATTAGAGAAATTTTGGATAGTCGAGCGACGGGTGATAGTTAA
- a CDS encoding AtzE family amidohydrolase, protein MIQAYPDAIQIASVVREQEVSAKSIVAAALSRIADGNQRLNCFTTVMADSALADAEAIDRQIAEGKDPGILAGVPIAVKDLLDIAGITTLAGSKINAAKPPATCDATAVARLRQAGAVLVGATNMDEYAYGFVTENSHYGATHNPHDFNRVAGGSSGGSAAAVAAGLVAISLGSDTNGSIRVPAAFCGIFGLKPTYGRLSRAGSALFAGSFDHIGPFARSVRDLAAVFDVLQGADPADPVCTTRPPERCLPQLNLGIENLRIAVADDYFARGAEPEALEAVAKVASALGVKDRVTIPEAERARAAAFVITASEGANLHLKDLRSRPNDFDPATRDRFLAGALIPASWYIQAQRFRQWYRDRVREIFENVDIILAPATPCIAPPIGQEKMVIAGEEMLVRPNLGRFTQPLSFIGLPIISVPIQREGNMPLGVQIIAAPYNEALVLRVAAFLEAQGIVSAPVIQR, encoded by the coding sequence ATGATCCAAGCCTATCCCGATGCCATTCAAATTGCCTCTGTAGTCCGAGAACAGGAAGTTTCCGCCAAATCGATCGTTGCAGCTGCATTAAGTCGAATTGCCGATGGCAATCAGAGGTTGAATTGTTTTACTACTGTGATGGCAGATAGCGCCTTGGCAGATGCAGAAGCAATCGATCGTCAAATTGCGGAAGGCAAAGACCCAGGTATATTGGCAGGTGTGCCGATCGCAGTTAAAGATTTATTGGATATCGCCGGTATAACTACTTTGGCAGGGTCAAAAATTAACGCCGCAAAACCCCCTGCTACCTGCGATGCTACCGCCGTCGCCAGACTCAGACAAGCCGGTGCGGTACTGGTGGGCGCTACTAATATGGATGAGTACGCCTACGGTTTTGTGACCGAAAACAGCCATTACGGCGCTACCCACAACCCCCACGATTTCAACCGAGTCGCTGGCGGTTCCTCTGGCGGTTCTGCTGCTGCGGTTGCGGCTGGTTTAGTGGCCATCAGTCTCGGTTCCGATACCAACGGTTCCATTCGCGTACCCGCAGCTTTTTGCGGCATCTTCGGTTTAAAGCCTACTTACGGTCGTTTGTCAAGAGCGGGATCGGCATTATTTGCGGGCAGTTTCGACCATATTGGGCCGTTTGCTCGGTCGGTGCGCGATCTTGCCGCAGTTTTTGATGTGCTTCAAGGCGCAGATCCGGCAGATCCGGTTTGCACAACTCGTCCGCCAGAACGCTGTTTGCCGCAGCTAAATCTGGGGATTGAGAATTTGCGAATTGCTGTGGCAGATGATTATTTTGCCAGGGGTGCGGAACCGGAAGCGTTAGAGGCAGTAGCAAAAGTTGCCAGTGCTTTGGGTGTAAAAGATAGGGTGACGATACCGGAAGCAGAGAGAGCAAGGGCAGCAGCTTTTGTAATCACAGCTAGTGAAGGTGCTAATTTACACTTGAAAGATTTGCGATCGCGCCCGAACGATTTCGATCCGGCAACACGCGATCGGTTTTTGGCAGGTGCGTTAATTCCGGCAAGCTGGTATATTCAAGCACAGCGGTTTAGGCAGTGGTATCGCGATCGCGTTCGGGAAATCTTTGAAAATGTCGATATAATTCTCGCCCCCGCAACACCCTGCATTGCGCCTCCCATCGGACAAGAAAAAATGGTAATTGCCGGGGAAGAAATGTTAGTTCGTCCCAATTTGGGTAGATTTACCCAACCTTTATCATTTATCGGTTTACCTATTATTTCTGTTCCCATTCAGCGCGAAGGCAATATGCCTTTGGGGGTGCAAATTATTGCCGCACCTTACAACGAAGCGTTAGTTTTAAGAGTAGCGGCATTTTTGGAAGCGCAAGGAATTGTGAGTGCGCCAGTAATACAAAGATAA
- a CDS encoding DUF4089 domain-containing protein, whose translation MPDSPSLIPNRQIAEYVDRMAELIDLPIDPEYKPGIIANMTRIAQVAQLVNEFPLPDEIEAATIFTP comes from the coding sequence ATGCCAGATTCCCCATCCCTCATCCCCAATCGCCAAATAGCTGAATATGTCGATCGCATGGCAGAGTTAATCGATTTGCCCATCGATCCGGAATACAAACCGGGTATAATCGCCAACATGACTAGAATTGCCCAAGTTGCCCAACTGGTCAACGAATTTCCCCTGCCCGATGAAATCGAAGCCGCTACAATATTTACACCATGA
- the codB gene encoding cytosine permease translates to MVSKKSEQNLLTPSPANEDHPLKTFGWDVRKPMWSLALLLMGFTLYSGTLFAGIFVGPEYSVWTDLLGSIAIGNSILGIYAAALAYIAAKSGLSTALMARFSFGKVGSQWVEFMLSFTQIGWYVWGSAIIAQLLNKLLGVPIFLNWLTILVCTYLFCITAYIGYRVMDWLSRIAVSTALFAMFWSVAIVMTKVGGMESLQVLAPARQLAYGQILTFVIGLFIAGATQIYHNPDFPKIRIQDVIIVIVAFFFANGFLMLCGAFNALFYNNVDIVQVIGNQELLFAGLLLLFVNMWTTQDNAIAAFSAISTEVFHKNKRMAFFVGSAILALLLSLGGIYKMLIPYLIWLGTFIPPIGGVIVSDYWLVHQGKFPDPEKARSAFNWAGISAYGVASAIALFSPGIKPINGIVAAIIIHFLASKIIAYLSS, encoded by the coding sequence ATGGTGAGTAAAAAATCAGAACAAAACTTGCTTACGCCATCGCCAGCCAATGAAGACCACCCCCTCAAAACCTTTGGATGGGATGTGCGTAAGCCTATGTGGTCGCTGGCGCTCCTGCTGATGGGTTTTACCTTATACTCAGGCACCTTATTCGCAGGAATCTTTGTTGGCCCAGAATACAGCGTTTGGACGGATCTGCTGGGATCGATCGCGATCGGTAACTCGATCTTGGGTATCTATGCTGCCGCACTCGCTTACATTGCTGCCAAAAGCGGACTCAGCACGGCGCTGATGGCAAGGTTTAGTTTCGGCAAGGTCGGTTCTCAGTGGGTTGAGTTTATGCTGAGTTTCACGCAAATTGGCTGGTATGTGTGGGGTTCAGCTATAATTGCTCAGTTGCTAAATAAATTGCTGGGTGTACCCATTTTCTTAAATTGGTTAACTATTTTAGTTTGTACTTATTTGTTTTGCATTACCGCTTATATTGGCTATCGAGTCATGGATTGGCTCAGCCGTATTGCCGTCTCTACAGCACTTTTCGCTATGTTCTGGAGTGTGGCGATCGTCATGACTAAAGTCGGCGGGATGGAAAGTTTACAAGTACTCGCACCGGCAAGACAATTAGCATACGGTCAGATATTAACCTTCGTTATCGGTCTGTTTATTGCAGGTGCTACTCAAATTTATCATAATCCTGATTTCCCTAAAATACGAATTCAAGATGTAATCATCGTTATAGTGGCATTCTTCTTTGCGAATGGGTTTCTAATGCTGTGCGGTGCTTTTAATGCGCTGTTTTACAACAATGTCGATATTGTGCAGGTGATCGGCAATCAGGAATTGCTATTTGCAGGTTTGCTGCTGTTGTTTGTCAATATGTGGACAACACAAGATAACGCGATCGCTGCTTTCTCCGCAATAAGTACTGAGGTATTTCACAAAAATAAGCGAATGGCTTTTTTTGTGGGTAGTGCAATATTAGCGCTGCTGCTATCTTTGGGAGGCATATACAAAATGCTGATTCCTTATCTGATTTGGCTGGGAACTTTTATTCCACCCATCGGCGGCGTGATTGTGTCCGATTACTGGCTAGTTCATCAAGGCAAGTTTCCCGACCCAGAAAAAGCGCGATCGGCATTTAATTGGGCGGGGATTTCTGCTTACGGGGTAGCAAGTGCGATCGCGCTCTTCTCCCCCGGCATTAAACCTATCAACGGCATCGTCGCCGCCATAATCATTCACTTTTTAGCTAGCAAAATCATCGCTTATTTATCATCTTGA
- a CDS encoding ATP-binding protein, translating into MSNLTRSQIQRYGVAVLAVGVALLLMLLLDPWIAMKKTPFILFFGAVMVSAWYGGMGPGLLATLLSAVLSTFFFLHPISPLTLDASDSARLLLFVTQGILFSALCNALQTANWRLFINLMKLQASEERYRRLVDTANEGICTINREGRIDYVNGRMAEMLDYRVEEILDRPVLEFMEKESRLEAQEKEWLSKQDRTQQQDICFRRKDSTQLWAIVSTNTIVSEKGEFLGTLLTIADVTDRKQAEAEIKQLTENLEQRVKERTAQLEATNSELESFSYSVSHDLRAPLRHISGFVELLLKRVNSTGTIDETSQRYLKTIAETSKKAGILVDDLLAFSRMGRTEMRYTLIDMNQLIREVKRDIEMETNGRTVVWQIEELPAVQGDLSMIRLVLQNLIGNAVKYTQTRSQAEIAIGSTSKENEVVFFVRDNGVGFDMRYVQKLFGVFQRLHSEEEFQGTGIGLANVRRIIHRHRGQTWAEGTPDRGATFYFSLPNLTAQEAEWN; encoded by the coding sequence ATGTCAAATCTAACACGATCTCAGATTCAGCGCTACGGGGTGGCAGTGCTGGCTGTTGGGGTGGCGCTGCTGCTGATGCTGCTGCTAGACCCCTGGATAGCCATGAAAAAGACGCCTTTCATACTGTTCTTTGGAGCTGTAATGGTAAGCGCCTGGTACGGTGGCATGGGGCCAGGATTGTTAGCTACCTTGTTGTCGGCGGTACTTAGCACTTTTTTCTTTTTACATCCCATCTCTCCCTTGACTCTGGATGCGAGCGACAGCGCCCGACTGCTATTGTTTGTAACGCAAGGGATACTGTTTAGCGCGTTGTGTAATGCGCTACAAACGGCTAATTGGCGGCTCTTCATAAACTTGATGAAGCTACAAGCAAGCGAGGAACGGTATCGTCGTTTGGTAGATACTGCCAACGAAGGCATTTGCACAATAAATCGGGAAGGACGAATAGACTACGTTAATGGGCGTATGGCGGAAATGTTGGACTACAGGGTAGAGGAAATACTCGATCGCCCTGTGTTGGAGTTTATGGAAAAAGAATCCCGGCTGGAAGCACAGGAGAAGGAGTGGCTATCTAAACAAGATCGCACACAACAACAGGACATTTGTTTTCGCCGCAAAGATAGTACCCAACTATGGGCGATTGTCTCCACTAATACGATTGTGAGCGAAAAAGGTGAGTTTTTGGGTACGCTGCTGACGATCGCAGACGTGACCGATCGCAAACAAGCAGAAGCCGAAATCAAACAACTCACAGAAAATTTGGAACAAAGAGTAAAGGAGCGTACCGCACAACTGGAAGCAACTAACAGCGAACTGGAATCTTTCTCCTATTCTGTCTCGCACGATTTGCGTGCGCCGCTGCGTCATATTAGCGGTTTTGTAGAGCTGCTGCTGAAACGGGTTAACTCCACAGGAACTATAGATGAAACCAGCCAGCGCTATCTCAAAACTATCGCAGAAACGTCAAAAAAAGCGGGAATCCTCGTAGATGACTTGTTGGCATTTTCCCGTATGGGGCGCACGGAAATGCGCTACACCTTAATTGATATGAATCAATTAATTAGAGAAGTTAAACGCGATATAGAAATGGAAACCAACGGACGTACTGTAGTTTGGCAAATTGAGGAATTACCAGCAGTACAAGGCGACCTTTCCATGATACGCCTAGTTTTACAGAATCTGATCGGCAATGCAGTTAAATATACCCAGACACGCTCGCAAGCCGAGATTGCCATTGGCAGCACCAGCAAAGAAAATGAAGTTGTGTTCTTTGTCCGCGATAATGGTGTAGGGTTCGATATGCGTTACGTACAGAAACTTTTCGGTGTGTTTCAACGCTTGCACAGTGAGGAAGAGTTCCAGGGAACTGGCATCGGATTGGCCAATGTCCGTCGAATTATCCATCGTCATCGAGGACAAACTTGGGCGGAAGGTACACCAGATCGAGGTGCGACCTTCTATTTTTCCTTGCCAAATCTGACAGCACAGGAGGCTGAATGGAATTAA
- a CDS encoding response regulator gives MELKRILLVEDSPQDVELTLAALAENHLANEVIVVRDGEEALDYLYRRGIFKLRLEGNPVVVLLDLKLPKVDGLEVLTQLKSDATLKKIPIVMLTSSREEKDLLKSYDLGVNAYVVKPVNFAEFVNVIKEVGLFWAVVNQPPPGSMPPVSNVQQLRA, from the coding sequence ATGGAATTAAAGCGAATTCTCCTAGTTGAAGACAGCCCGCAAGATGTAGAACTAACCTTGGCAGCCCTAGCTGAAAATCATTTAGCTAACGAAGTAATCGTGGTGCGCGATGGTGAGGAAGCGCTCGATTATCTTTATCGACGGGGAATTTTTAAACTGCGTTTGGAAGGCAATCCTGTCGTGGTGTTGCTGGATTTGAAATTGCCCAAGGTGGACGGATTGGAAGTACTAACACAGTTAAAGTCCGATGCGACTTTGAAAAAAATACCGATCGTGATGCTAACTTCTTCCCGCGAGGAAAAAGATTTGCTCAAAAGCTACGATTTGGGAGTAAATGCTTATGTAGTAAAGCCGGTAAACTTTGCAGAATTTGTTAACGTTATTAAAGAAGTAGGGCTTTTCTGGGCTGTGGTAAATCAGCCGCCACCCGGTTCCATGCCTCCCGTATCCAATGTTCAGCAATTAAGAGCTTGA
- a CDS encoding PAS domain S-box protein, with translation MKVLRILLLEDSLLDAELIYTNLKDAGIDCDLVRVETRGDFVAALEKNTFDLILADYALPAFDGISALEIARTTYPQVPFIFVSATLGEELAIETLKNGATDYVLKQRLGRLGPSVRRALNEAREHAHRLKAESALRNALQKLTFHVENSPLAVVEWDRNFRISWWSKEAERIFGWSAAEVIGKKFYEWDFIYNEDIEYVNSIINNLINGISESNTSNNRNYTKNGDVIYCEWYNSALLDESRNLVSVMSLVLDVTERKRAEEERYRREQEFKALAENSPDIIARIDRGLRHVYVNRAIEKATGMPPEVFIGKTHAELGFPKEIYTDWQTYIKEVFETGIEKTWEFDFPTPNGTRYYQARVVPELAMDGSIESALGITTDVTEYKLTEESLRQSEARFRSVFESKMIAMGFWDKNGYVSDANDAFLELIGYSRSDFFAKKLHWKDITPPEYIAREGLNNKDISQFGSCATYEKEYIRKDGSYVPVLLGGASFEDTSSGGVFFAIDLTERKKLENRLRQQAEELAQANRIKDEFLAVLSHELRSPLNPIMGWAKLLRSRKFDEETTAKAIETIERNAKVQTQLIEDLLDVSRIMQGKINLNICSVNLKSTIEAAIETVSLAAEAKSIQIQRAIDPNVVLVSGDPNRLQQVVWNLLSNAIKFTPEGGRVEIRLELVRDSKHSTIDNEQFPTNNYVQIKVSDTGKGISADFLPYVFDYFRQADSSSTRKYGGLGLGLAIVRRLLELHGGSVCAESPGEGLGATFTVKLPLLKQRVPLTSQSPAKTPQSPVSSPLNGLRVLVVDDDADSREFLTFVLQEYGAQATAVGSAAEGLEAVCKLKPDVLVSDIGMPGEDGYSLIRKVRALDAKEGGETPAVALTAYARDEDCKLALKLGFQMHVAKPVEPAELVKVVAKLGGGAENL, from the coding sequence GTGAAAGTACTGCGTATTCTCCTGCTAGAAGATAGTCTGCTAGATGCAGAACTAATTTATACCAATCTTAAGGATGCTGGTATTGATTGCGATTTGGTGCGCGTAGAAACGCGGGGTGACTTTGTGGCGGCGCTGGAAAAAAACACTTTCGATCTGATTCTGGCAGACTACGCCCTCCCAGCGTTTGATGGAATTTCCGCTTTGGAAATTGCTCGCACTACATATCCGCAAGTGCCATTCATCTTTGTATCTGCTACTCTGGGTGAGGAACTGGCGATCGAAACTCTCAAAAACGGCGCTACAGACTATGTGCTGAAACAACGGTTAGGAAGGCTTGGCCCATCGGTACGTCGCGCTCTCAACGAAGCTAGGGAACACGCTCACCGCTTAAAGGCAGAATCTGCACTCCGAAATGCTCTGCAAAAACTCACTTTCCATGTCGAAAATTCACCGCTGGCAGTCGTAGAGTGGGATCGCAATTTTCGCATATCTTGGTGGTCTAAAGAAGCGGAAAGAATATTCGGTTGGTCTGCGGCGGAAGTCATAGGGAAAAAATTTTATGAGTGGGACTTCATTTATAATGAAGATATTGAATATGTTAATAGTATTATCAATAATTTAATCAATGGTATCTCAGAAAGCAATACTTCAAACAACCGCAATTATACAAAAAATGGAGATGTTATCTATTGCGAATGGTACAACTCGGCGCTCTTAGATGAATCGCGAAATTTAGTCTCTGTTATGTCTCTTGTTTTGGATGTGACGGAGCGCAAGCGGGCAGAAGAAGAACGCTATCGTCGCGAACAAGAGTTTAAAGCTTTGGCGGAAAATTCGCCCGACATTATTGCACGCATCGATCGAGGATTGCGTCACGTTTATGTGAACCGGGCAATAGAAAAAGCAACGGGAATGCCGCCAGAAGTATTCATCGGTAAAACTCACGCCGAACTGGGATTTCCCAAAGAAATTTATACTGACTGGCAAACGTACATCAAAGAAGTATTTGAAACAGGGATTGAGAAGACTTGGGAATTTGATTTCCCCACACCGAATGGAACACGTTACTATCAAGCTCGCGTGGTGCCAGAGTTGGCTATGGATGGTTCGATCGAATCTGCACTTGGCATTACCACTGATGTGACTGAGTACAAGCTAACAGAGGAATCACTGCGTCAAAGCGAAGCGCGATTCCGAAGTGTGTTTGAATCGAAGATGATCGCGATGGGTTTCTGGGATAAAAACGGTTACGTCAGTGATGCGAACGATGCTTTTCTGGAGTTAATCGGATATAGTCGGTCAGATTTTTTCGCGAAAAAATTGCATTGGAAAGATATCACGCCACCAGAATATATTGCCAGGGAAGGGCTAAATAATAAAGATATTTCACAGTTTGGTTCTTGCGCTACTTACGAGAAAGAATACATTCGCAAAGATGGCAGTTATGTCCCGGTTTTACTTGGTGGTGCCAGTTTTGAGGATACTTCGTCCGGTGGGGTTTTCTTTGCGATCGATTTGACAGAGCGCAAGAAATTGGAAAATCGCTTACGGCAACAAGCTGAGGAATTAGCGCAAGCAAATCGGATTAAGGATGAGTTTTTGGCGGTGTTGTCTCACGAGTTGCGCTCGCCTCTCAATCCGATTATGGGTTGGGCAAAGCTGCTGCGAAGTCGCAAGTTTGATGAGGAAACCACTGCTAAAGCAATTGAAACGATCGAGCGCAATGCTAAGGTACAAACTCAACTGATTGAAGATTTGCTAGATGTTTCCCGCATCATGCAGGGAAAAATCAACTTAAATATATGTTCTGTTAATTTAAAATCGACTATCGAGGCGGCGATCGAAACTGTAAGCCTTGCGGCTGAAGCCAAGTCAATTCAAATTCAGCGTGCGATCGATCCCAACGTTGTCTTAGTTTCGGGCGATCCGAACCGTTTGCAGCAAGTTGTCTGGAATTTGCTCTCTAATGCCATTAAATTTACACCAGAAGGAGGCCGCGTCGAAATTCGACTGGAACTGGTTCGCGATTCAAAACACTCAACAATCGACAATGAACAATTCCCCACAAACAATTATGTGCAAATCAAGGTAAGCGACACGGGGAAAGGTATCAGTGCTGACTTTCTACCTTATGTTTTTGATTATTTCCGTCAAGCGGATTCTTCTAGTACCAGAAAGTACGGCGGACTCGGACTTGGTTTGGCAATTGTGCGCCGCCTACTGGAGTTGCACGGCGGAAGTGTCTGTGCAGAAAGTCCGGGAGAAGGACTGGGAGCAACTTTTACCGTCAAGCTACCCTTGCTTAAACAGCGCGTTCCACTCACAAGCCAGTCGCCAGCCAAAACTCCCCAATCGCCAGTTAGCAGTCCCCTCAATGGTTTGCGGGTACTTGTAGTTGATGATGATGCTGACTCTCGCGAATTTCTGACTTTTGTACTGCAAGAATATGGTGCCCAAGCGACGGCTGTAGGGTCGGCGGCGGAAGGGTTGGAAGCTGTTTGCAAGTTGAAACCGGATGTACTGGTGAGCGATATTGGGATGCCGGGGGAAGATGGTTATAGTTTAATCCGCAAGGTGAGGGCGCTGGATGCAAAGGAAGGGGGAGAGACGCCTGCTGTTGCTCTGACGGCGTATGCTAGAGATGAAGATTGCAAACTAGCTTTGAAGCTAGGGTTCCAGATGCACGTAGCCAAGCCTGTTGAGCCAGCCGAGTTAGTTAAAGTGGTGGCAAAGTTAGGTGGTGGCGCTGAAAATTTGTGA